From Synchiropus splendidus isolate RoL2022-P1 chromosome 10, RoL_Sspl_1.0, whole genome shotgun sequence, the proteins below share one genomic window:
- the serp2 gene encoding stress-associated endoplasmic reticulum protein 2: MVAKQRIRMANEKHSKNITQRGNVAKTLRPQEEKYPVGPWLLALFVFVVCGSAIFQIIQSIRMGM, from the exons ATGGTGGCGAAGCAGCGGATCCGCATGGCCAACGAGAAGCACAGCAAGAACATCACCCAGAGAGGAAACGTGGCCAAGACGCTG CGACCGCAGGAGGAGAAGTATCCAGTGGGCCCCTGGCTGCTCgccctctttgtttttgtcgtgTGTGGGTCCG CCATATTCCAGATCATCCAGAGCATCCGAATGGGAATGTGA